The Rhipicephalus microplus isolate Deutch F79 chromosome 4, USDA_Rmic, whole genome shotgun sequence sequence ttattcgtcgCCGCTTTGCAAGCTGCCTTCATGGCTCCAGGTTTCCATGAGCAAGGCTTATTATAATTATCTGAGATTAAAGCGGAAACCTTTCTTGGCGCTTCTCGTGAGGCAAAGCTAAAATATTTAGAAAGATTAGTCACAATCatgtgctcacagcagcttcgttAGAGCAGCGGTAATGGCAATCTTTTTTGATGAAAGAAAATTATTTTactgaagcagcaaatgctttgaagAGTCCCTAAACAGTTTGTTCTTTCCCATCGATAAGTGCATCAACCAGTCGCAGCAGAATAAGAACATGAGCAAGTGATTCAATTCGCTTGTTCAGTGCTAGCTTGCTCTGCAGTGGTACTGCACAGGGTGGAAAGCGTCGCAAAGAGCTTTCATGGAGCTTTCATGGAGCAAAGAGCTTTCTCACTGCTGAAATGTTGGAAAATTATCACTACATTGTACCTATGCCTCGTAATATTTTACTTTTCTCGTAACAGTATAATAAAGTGATCATTTATATATTTAATTGTTTTGTTAATTATTGCCGGCCTTCCATGAAGGCCTTAGTCAGGAGTGGGGCATAAATAGGTAAGACAAGTtcggaaaaaaaaggtaaaaaaagaagTACATGAAGTAATATATTGTGAAATAGTGACATCAAAAAATATGCAAAAACAACAAGATCAAACAAGCTTTGTGGCAGTGAACACTCAGAAAGCCCAAACGACCCATATTCCAATAACGCCCATAGCATAGAGCCCATATAAGCACTGATCCCGTACTCACATAGCACAGAAAAAAAGTTTCAGCATTGATTCGAACATGGCGAAACAAGGAAGTAAATGACGTCACATTACGCCACCAAGCGCCGCAGCGCCTACGGAGCCATATCTTTTATGGCATGGATAAAAGAATGAATGTTATGCAGTGCTACCACATCAGAAGGCAAGGCGTTCCATTCGACGATTGTCCGTGGAAAAAAAGAGTACAGAAAAGTGCTCGTGCTGCATTTCAGCTCGGCCACTTTTTTGTGTCCTAAGAACGAGTTAAGCGGCTTTTGGCGGGTGCTACGAGTTGAGATGGGTGAAACCGCGACATTttgtaataaaataaataaaaagcttcAGCCTGTCACGGTAGCGCCTCGTTTCAAAATCCTCTAGCGCTGCTTTTTGTAGGAGGTGCGACGGGGATGTTTTTCAACTATAACTGTTGTGTATGAACCTAGCAGATTTTCTTTGGACACCCTCCAGTTGCCGTTTATTAGAGGTTGTCCAGTGATCCCAGGCCGCCGCAGCATACTCCAATATAGGCCTAACAAACGTCTTGCATGCTATAAAAATTTTATTTCTGCTGTTGAATGACCCAGCGTGTGCCGAAGGTATCGTAATTGTCTATAGGCTTTTTATAGCAGTAAACACTACATGTTCATTCTAGCGCAAGTCAGAGGTTATGATTACTTCTAGATACTTATAACTGTGGACAAAACATAATGGCTGGTTATTGATGAAATACGTGAATTTGAGTGGTTGCTACTTTCGGTTTATGGTCattgctactgtttttttttttgctattaacTGTCATCTGCAATGTACTACACCAGTTATCAATACTACCTAATGCTCTATTTAGTAGCACCTGATCATAAGGACTAGGTACTTCTCGGTATatcacgcagtcgtctgcgaacagccGAATTTGTACGCCTATGTCCCGAACGATATCATTTATGATTAGCAGGAAAAAGTAAAGACCGAGACCGGGGCCCCGAGGAATACCAAATGCCACCGCAGCTGAAAGAAAAGTCGTGCCATTAATGATTACACACTGCCGTCTTGACGAGAGGTACGCAGTAATCCAGGCTGCAAGGCGATCATTTTTGAGAATTGGCTTGAATTTTAGTATGAAACTAGAGTGGGATACCCGATCAAAGGTTTTTCAAAGTATAGAAATGTTATATTTACCTTATTATGTCTGAAGCAAAACTGCAATTCGGCCTATAGCTATAGTTGGAACATATCcatcttgaagtttttgcgcCAGCACACAAGGACATAGAAAGGAAGACAAACGGACGCAATCTAACGACTGGCTTATTTCTCGAATAAACATCCAGTTTAACCCCCAGATCTGCGCTCTCTGGTCACCGAAAAACAATTGCACTGCGCACATATCACTAATTAACAGGTTCATTGATTAACAGACATGGGCGAAATTTCTTATAGTAAGGCTaccgaagggtggctaacacacCTATATTTCTGCCTGTCTATAATAGGCTTATCTTACCAAGCATTGATGTAGATTCTTCAACTTGTTGCAATTTGGATTCAATTGTGTCCAGCCTATTTTTCCGCAGCTTTTGGCCCTCCAAAAGCTGGTGAAGCAGCTCATTGGTGTTGGGTCCAGGATTTGATTCAATATCCCCACAAAGCCTCAGCAGAGAGAAAGGAACGTTCTTTGCATGCAAACAAAACACACAGAAACTATAGGGAAACGCCAGCTGGAGCAAGCAACAGTCATCAGACCTTATAGATGCATATTTGTTACTAACCtgtataaaaagcagaaaagggcTCATGGTGATGTTGACGGGGGACCAGCTGACATGCCCACTGAAAAAATCCCAGCAGAGCCGTTCTCTTAAGTAGGCTGCCGACGATGTCGCAtagggcggtggtatccagtccgGTGAATCAAGCTTGAGTTCGAGTGCTTGTGCACACACTCCAAAGTGGTGTGCAGGAAGGACGGAGCACACAGAATCACCGCCTACCTTGATCACCCCCATCGTTCCGAGAAAGAAAGTCTGCACAAAAAGCAGAAAAGGGTTCATGGTGGGGTTGACGGGGGACTAGCTGACGTGCCCGCTTAAAGAATCCCAGCAGAGCCGTACTCTTGAGTAGGctgccgacgatgtcgcagggggcggtggtatcaaGTCAGGTGAATCAAGCTTgtgttcgagtgcttgtgcgcactcTCCGAAGTGGTGTGCAGGAAAGACGGAatacacggaatcaccgcctgcctTGATCACCCCCGCCGTTCCGAGAAagaaagtctgcataaaaagcagacaAGGGTTCATGATGTGTTGAAGGGGGACCAGCTGACGTGCCCTGCTAAAATGTTGGAACATCAACACTACATTGTACCTTTGCCtcataatattttctttttttcgtaacaATATGACTAAGTGATTAAAGTGGTCAATGAAAACTTTGCCTTACTAGTTGGTTTGCCCAGTGTGCAGCtgacagtgaccactgtcgaaagtggcgGAAGGGGCTTGCACCTTCCTTGCTCAACCCCCTGCTGATACGCCTATCATCATGAGTGTGGGTAtgatgtcatgttctcacatgaaacgcatgtcatgtttatcatgtttgaaccagtcatataccttcgtcatccattgatgtcatgCACAACCatatttggtgtatgtgaagctagccaaacgaccATGAGAGCACTATTAGCGTAGCAtatagtcgtgttttacatggcctgcgtgtcatgatttcctcgttagagtctgtcgcttattttcgtcatgtagtcatgtcataacataccagttttgcaagatgtcatatgaacgaaagcaccgcaagatCAGCAaagccatgaaatgtaaatcatgacatagatgtgatgattttcatgttatgactagtcagttatgctcgtcatacaatcatgttatgccataccgatttcggtatcgataccattatcgaaacggccaggagacctaAGAGTAGTAGGCGGCtggtagatacgctcaaagtcgcggaagtttgctaagaaatgcttcgcatttaataaactaAAAGAGTGACACGGCAAAGCAATATGGTAATGAATGGAGCACAAGTGATAGTCTTGCTCTTAGTTTTTCAAGCTG is a genomic window containing:
- the LOC142814092 gene encoding uncharacterized protein LOC142814092, which gives rise to MNPFLLFVQTFFLGTMGVIKVGGDSVCSVLPAHHFGVCAQALELKLDSPDWIPPPYATSSAAYLRERLCWDFFSGHVSWSPVNITMSPFLLFIQEHCNKNCKKV